The genomic segment TGATTTTAGTTACGAACCTACGCGCGAAGAAAGCGTCTTCGGATTTGCCAGCGCCGCCGGCAAGGATGCCGCCGAATATGCCTATGACCAGTTGATGCAGGATGATGGCAACGGCATGATCTATCTGCCCATCCTCAATTATATGGATGGCAATCTGGACTTCACCAAAGAGCTTTTGGAGTCGGACGATACGCTGGCTTCGCTATCTGATGGTGGCGCGCATTGCGGAACGATTTGCGATGCTGCGGCACCGACGTTTTTGCTGAGCTATTGGGCACGCGACCGCAAGGCGGGAACAATCCCGCTGGAGCTCGCGGTCAAACGGCAATGCCATGACACAGCCCAGCTATATGGGCTGAACGATCGCGGCGTGCTGAAGCCCGGTTACCTCGCCGATATCAATGTGATCGATTTCGACAATTTGCGTCTGCAAAAGCCATGGCTGGCCTTTGACCTACCTGCCGGAGGCAAGCGTTTGCTGCAAAAGGCGACGGGTTATGTCGCCACGATCAAGTCAGGCGTCGTGACCTTCCGCGACGGCGCGATGACCGGGGCGCTGCCAGGCACTGTTGTGCGTGGTCCACAAAATATCGAAATGGCCGAAGCGGCCGAGTAACCTAATTTCCGAATGTGCGAGCGGGTTTGAGTTGATCAAACCCGCATCGGCATCAGCACATAGAGGGCGCTCGACTTGTCATTCTCGCGAATGAGGGTCGGTGCGCTGGCATCGGCGAGGTGGAGTTCGACCACATCGCCTTCAATCTCGCTTAAAATGTCCATCAGATAGCGCGCGTTGAAACCGATTTCGAACCCGTCGCTCGAATACTGACCCGACACTTCTTCCGCGGCCGTGCCATTTTCAGGCGAAGTTACGGACAGCGTGATCTTGTCCTTGTCGAGCGCCATCTTGACGGCGCGGGTCTTTTCGGTCGCGATGGTGGCCACGCGGTCGACGCCCTGGCTGAACGCCTTGGGGTCGATTTTGAGCAGCTTGTCATTCGCCGTTGGAATGACGCGGCTATAATCGGGGAAGGTGCCGTCGATCAGCTTTGAGGTGAGGATCACGCTGTCAAAGGTGAAGCGGATCTTCGATGCCGACAGGTCGACCTGAATGGAATTGTCGCCGCTTTCGTCCAGCAGCTTGCGGATTTCTGCGACGCATTTGCGCGGCACGATGATGTCAGGCATGCCCTCGGCACCCGCCGGGCGGGGCAGGGTGACGCGCGCGAGACGGTGTCCGTCGGTCGCTGCGGCTTTCAACACGGGTTCCGCATCTTCGGTGACGTGCAGGAAAATGCCGTTGAGATAATAGCGGGTTTCTTCGGTCGAGATTGCAAAGCGCGTCTTGTCGATAATCTGCACCAGCGAGCTGGCGGGGATCTCGAATGACGTGGGCAATTCGCCCTCGGCAATCATCGGGAAATCGTCACGCGGCAGGGTCGCAAGGCTGAAGCGTGCACGGCCGGCGTTGACGGCCATGCGGCCATCGGCGGCGTGCAGTTGCACCTGGCTGCCATCGGGCAGTTTGCGGGCGATTTCGAACAATGTATGCGCCGAAACGGTGGTCGCACCGGGGGTTTCCACATCGGCGGCGAAGGTTTCGACAATCTGCAAATCAAGGTCAGTCGCGGTCAGCTTAATCTGGCCATTGTCGCTCGCCTCGATCAGGACGTTCGACAAAATCGGGATGGTGTTGCGCCGTTCGACAACCGATTGGACGTGGCTCAGGCTTTTCAGCAGGGTCGCGCGTTCTATCGTGGCTCTCATTCCAATTCCCCTAATCGGGCTGCCTGCCCGTAAATCCGCCGGAAAGCGCTATTCTTTCGGCGAATCTTCCTTAACCGCTTTGTCCACAAGGGCAAGTCGATAGCTTTTGCCATGTGCAATAAGCTGTGGAATAAGCGCCGCCATGATTTCGACCGGGGGAAAAAGGGTTTTCATCGCACGTCACGGTGAAACTGTGTTCAACAAAATCGCACGCATGCAGGGTCAAGCGGAGTTGCATACGCCGCTGACCTGGGATGGCTGCGTGCAGGCGCGGGTCATGGGGCGGGCGCTCCATAACTATCTCGGCGATGATCCACGGCCGCAGCTCTGGTCCTCGACCGCCGGACGGGCCTTGCAGACATTGGCGTTGATTGCGGAAGAGATCGATGCCGACTGGCACCAGACATGCCGCGATGACCGCCTGCTGGAAATTGACGTCGGCACTTGGTCGAGCCGCACCTATTCCGACATTGCCGCAGAAATAGGCCCCATTGTCGACATGGAGCACCGCCTTTTCTCGGTCCGGCCCGAAGGCGGGGAATGGTATGACGATGTCGCGCGCAGGCTCTCCCACTGGATCGCAGAGCAAAGTTTCGAGCAGGACCTGCTTGTCATATGCCACGGGATGACGGCGCGTGTTTTGCGGGGGCTGATGTTGGGCCAGCCGTCACTGAATGGTTTTGATGCGCCGATTGCTTCCAGCCTGGCGCAGGGAAGCATGGTCATGATCCGGGACGGGGTCGAACATCTTGTCATTGATGGCGAAGGTTCAGGGGAACGGGCGTGAGATTTGGCGTCTGGTTGCTGGGTGTCGCCGCGCTTGCCGCGCCCCTTGCCGCCAAAGACCGCTTGGGCGTCTATTATGGTTGGGCCGCCTTCCGCGACGCGACTCCGCTGCGCTGTTATGCCATCTCGGCGCCTGAGGAAACGATGGGCAAACCGACGGCCAAGGCGTTCCTGTCGATCGGTTTTTGGCCAAATCGCAAAGTCACGCACCAGATTTATGTCCGCTTGTCGCGGGAACGTTCAACCAACAGCGGCATTACCCTGAGTGCAGGTGGTCGCCGTTTCCGCTTGCGGGCGGAGGGCAGTTCCGGGTGGGCGACAGACCGCAGGATGGATCTCGCTATCATTGCTGCCATGCGTTCGGCGACGTCTTTGAGCGTGGAATCCATTGGCCGGGACGGGCGTTCCATCGTGGATGCCTATTCGTTGCGCGGGGCACCGAGCGCCATAGATTCAGCGGCAATTGGCTGCGTGCCTACGAAATAGCCCTTCATCGACCCACCCGAATTGATTCACGAAGACACAGCAAGTCTGATAGGGCGAACCGGTTCCGCAGAAATGACGGCTGTGAAACGATGCGCCTGGCTAAAACAAGCAATTTGCGGGTTTCCAGTTCATGACGGCTTTGTGCCATGGAAAAATCAGTGACACCTTTGCCATCACACGCCGACAATATGTCGATCGCGCTGGTTTCTTCGTCGTTTTCGCCGCTTGTCTTGCTTGATGACGATCTGACAATCATTGCGGCCAGTTCTTCCTTCTGCGACGCATTCGGGGTGGAGCGCGCGGGCGTGGCCGGTCGGAAGTTTTCCGATATCGGAAACGGCGAATGGAATGTCCCGCAACTCAACTCGCTGCTAAAAGCAACTATTGCAGGAAATGCATCGATCGATGTGTATGAAATGGACTTGGTCCGTTCCGGCAAGGACACGCTGCGTTTGTTGATAAACGCACATACTCTGGACTATTTCGAAGCAGAGCACATCCGCGTAGTGTTGGCGATTACCGATGTTACGTCACAGCGTTTGGCGGAAAAAATCAAGGATGACCTGATTCGGGAAAAGCAACTGCTCCTCCATGAAATACAACATCGGGTTGCAAACAGTCTCCAGATCATTGCCAGCGTCCTGTTGCAAACTGCACGCAAGGTGCAGTCGAGCGAAACGCGAGACCATCTGCGCGATGCCCATAATCGCGTCATGTCCATTGCGATGTTGCAAAAGCATCTGGCGACCACCTCAGTGGAGAATGTCGCTCTCGCATCCTATTTTCGCGACCTATGCATGAGCATCGGCGCATCGATGATCGGGGACCCGCAGCGTCTGTCGATCGCGACGACGGTTGATAACAGCATTGTCGATCCCGACACATCGGTCAGCTTGGGTCTTATCGTGACCGAACTGGTGATAAACGCCCTGAAGCACGCCTTTCCCGGACGGACGCAGACGGGCACTATCTTGGTTGATTACAAAACGGTTGGAGCAGGGTGGGCGCTTACGGTCACTGATGACGGTGTCGGGATGCCAAGGGATGAGCAAGACCGTAAACCGGGATTGGGCACCGGAATTGTGGAGGCTCTTGCCGCCCAATTACAGGCAAATGTTGTTGTTACCGATCAAGGGCCTGGAACCAAGGTCACGATCGCCCGCATCTGATCCTGCTGCTGCGCTGGCAATTACGCGCAATCCACCCTATATGCCCGGCCATCATGCAGATTCCTGGCCATATCGATCCCGTAGTAACCCCGCGCGCCATCACCCCGCGTGCCGATGGTCGTATCGACCTCATGGGCCTTAGCCACTTGCAAATCCGGCAATTGTTCGAAGAATCACAATTGGATGAAAAGGCGGCGAAGCTTCGGTCGAAACAGGTTTTTCACTGGATTTACCATCGGGGTGTGACGTCGTTCGAAGCGATGACCGATATTGCCAAAACGATGCGCCCGTGGCTTGCCGATCGCTTTGTGATCGGTCGCCCGGAGGTAGTCGAGGCGCAGGTTTCGTCCGATGGCACCCGCAAATGGCTTTTGCGCACCGACGACGCGCAAGATTATGAGATGGTGTTCATACCCGATGCAGATCGGGGAACTTTGTGCATTTCCAGCCAGGTGGGTTGCACGCTCAACTGCCGCTTTTGCCATACCGGTACCATGCGGTTGGTGCGCAATCTAACGCCGGGCGAGATTGTGGGGCAGGTGATGCTCGCGCGCGACGCGCTCGGGGAATGGCCCAAGGGCAATATGGCGAGTGCCGCCGATCAGGATGACGAAGATGACGATGTCGGCCACTACACCGCCGACGGCCGGATGCTCACCAACATCGTGTTGATGGGCATGGGCGAACCACTTTATAATTTCGACAATGTCCGCGATGCGATGAAGATCGTGATGCATGGTGATGGGTTGGGATTGTCGCGGCGACGCATTACCCTGTCGACCAGCGGCGTCGTTCCGATGATGGCCCGTGCCGGGGACGAAATAAACGTCAATCTGGCCGTGTCGTTGCACGCGGTCACCAAGGAAATCCGGGACGAGATCGTTCCCATCAACCGCAAATATGGTCTCGACGAACTGCTGCGGGCTTGCGCGGAATATCCCGGGGTGAGCAACGCCCGGCGGATCACATTTGAATATGTGATGCTGAAGGACAAGAATGACAGCGATGAGGATGCGCGCGAACTGGTGAATCTGATCCGGCAGTATAAGTTGCCGGCAAAGGTGAACCTTATTCCGTTCAACCCCTGGCCGGGGGCCATTTACGAATGCTCCGATCCCGATCGTATCAAGCGCTTTTCCAGCATCATTTTTGAATCCGGAATAAGCGCGCCGATACGCACGCCGCGGGGACGCGATATCATGGCGGCCTGTGGCCAGTTGAAGTCGTCGAGCGAAAAGAAGAGCCGTGCCGAACTCGACCGGTTGGCCGAAGAAAAGCAGGCCGCGCTCGGCTGAGTTTATGAGCTTTACCTGGTGGCGATACCCGACCCGGCGCTTCAACGTTGATGGCATAAATTTTTCCGTTGTAAGCCGCGCGAAGGGCGACGGGTTGCATTCGACTTTGTTGATGCTGGGAGTGGAACAGGCTTCGGACCGGACGCCTGTGTTTGGATCCGATGCTGTCCGTAACCATCTACTCAATGCAACTTTGCCGGATGGACGAACCGTTGAAGTGGAGTTCGGCTATATCGGAATATGGACGACGGGAATTGTTGCGCGGTTGGACGGCCGGACGATTTACGAAAGCCACAAAGGACAAGTGCCGGCCTATCCAGAAAAATACCGTGAGGCAGCGACCGAGAATGACAGCCTTTCCGCCAGTATGAAAATGGCGCAGGGTACTACCGGCGCGCCGATGAATGGCGGCGTGCTTGCCAAGGAAAACCGTTTACCATTCGCCGTAGACGTGGTGACCGGCCTGCTCTTTTATCTGATCGCCAAAATGACCGACCTGCAAACCGCAGCAATGGTTGGCGTCGTGGTGGGATTTGGACTGGTGTTATTCCAGCGGATTACGAAGATCGATGTGACGGGCGGCCTTGCGCTTTTTGGGATCGCCATGCTGTGCATCTCAGCAGCTTTGGCGCTGTGGCTGAATGACGATGAATGGATAAAGCTGCGAGGGACGATCACGGGGCTGATTGCGGCGAGCATTTTCCTAATCGATGGTCTGCGAGGTGGTCCTTATATCGGCAAAGGGCTCGCACGCTATATGCCCTATTCGGACTTGAACCCCGGGCGCTTTGCGATTGCAATGGGGAGTATTGGGGTTATCATGGCCGCGTTGAACTATGCTGCGGCCAAGCTCCTGACAACCGACAGTTGGCTCTTCTACACGACCTTTGTTGACTCCTTTATCGTGATAGCTTTGGTTTTCTTCGCCTTGCGGTTCGCGCGCGGGCAAAATGCAAAGTCTGTCGACGGTTAAGGATGGCGCGAATACGGGCGGTTGAAAAATGCATCCGTAACAATAAACATAGTACCAACGAAAATGGGGGCAACTAAACCAGAGGAAGTTGCACTATGTCGATGCTCGACCGCATTTTGCGTGGCAAGAT from the Sphingorhabdus lacus genome contains:
- the dnaN gene encoding DNA polymerase III subunit beta; protein product: MRATIERATLLKSLSHVQSVVERRNTIPILSNVLIEASDNGQIKLTATDLDLQIVETFAADVETPGATTVSAHTLFEIARKLPDGSQVQLHAADGRMAVNAGRARFSLATLPRDDFPMIAEGELPTSFEIPASSLVQIIDKTRFAISTEETRYYLNGIFLHVTEDAEPVLKAAATDGHRLARVTLPRPAGAEGMPDIIVPRKCVAEIRKLLDESGDNSIQVDLSASKIRFTFDSVILTSKLIDGTFPDYSRVIPTANDKLLKIDPKAFSQGVDRVATIATEKTRAVKMALDKDKITLSVTSPENGTAAEEVSGQYSSDGFEIGFNARYLMDILSEIEGDVVELHLADASAPTLIRENDKSSALYVLMPMRV
- a CDS encoding histidine phosphatase family protein, yielding MISTGGKRVFIARHGETVFNKIARMQGQAELHTPLTWDGCVQARVMGRALHNYLGDDPRPQLWSSTAGRALQTLALIAEEIDADWHQTCRDDRLLEIDVGTWSSRTYSDIAAEIGPIVDMEHRLFSVRPEGGEWYDDVARRLSHWIAEQSFEQDLLVICHGMTARVLRGLMLGQPSLNGFDAPIASSLAQGSMVMIRDGVEHLVIDGEGSGERA
- a CDS encoding sensor histidine kinase; its protein translation is MEKSVTPLPSHADNMSIALVSSSFSPLVLLDDDLTIIAASSSFCDAFGVERAGVAGRKFSDIGNGEWNVPQLNSLLKATIAGNASIDVYEMDLVRSGKDTLRLLINAHTLDYFEAEHIRVVLAITDVTSQRLAEKIKDDLIREKQLLLHEIQHRVANSLQIIASVLLQTARKVQSSETRDHLRDAHNRVMSIAMLQKHLATTSVENVALASYFRDLCMSIGASMIGDPQRLSIATTVDNSIVDPDTSVSLGLIVTELVINALKHAFPGRTQTGTILVDYKTVGAGWALTVTDDGVGMPRDEQDRKPGLGTGIVEALAAQLQANVVVTDQGPGTKVTIARI
- the rlmN gene encoding 23S rRNA (adenine(2503)-C(2))-methyltransferase RlmN translates to MQIPGHIDPVVTPRAITPRADGRIDLMGLSHLQIRQLFEESQLDEKAAKLRSKQVFHWIYHRGVTSFEAMTDIAKTMRPWLADRFVIGRPEVVEAQVSSDGTRKWLLRTDDAQDYEMVFIPDADRGTLCISSQVGCTLNCRFCHTGTMRLVRNLTPGEIVGQVMLARDALGEWPKGNMASAADQDDEDDDVGHYTADGRMLTNIVLMGMGEPLYNFDNVRDAMKIVMHGDGLGLSRRRITLSTSGVVPMMARAGDEINVNLAVSLHAVTKEIRDEIVPINRKYGLDELLRACAEYPGVSNARRITFEYVMLKDKNDSDEDARELVNLIRQYKLPAKVNLIPFNPWPGAIYECSDPDRIKRFSSIIFESGISAPIRTPRGRDIMAACGQLKSSSEKKSRAELDRLAEEKQAALG
- a CDS encoding septation protein IspZ, which translates into the protein MSFTWWRYPTRRFNVDGINFSVVSRAKGDGLHSTLLMLGVEQASDRTPVFGSDAVRNHLLNATLPDGRTVEVEFGYIGIWTTGIVARLDGRTIYESHKGQVPAYPEKYREAATENDSLSASMKMAQGTTGAPMNGGVLAKENRLPFAVDVVTGLLFYLIAKMTDLQTAAMVGVVVGFGLVLFQRITKIDVTGGLALFGIAMLCISAALALWLNDDEWIKLRGTITGLIAASIFLIDGLRGGPYIGKGLARYMPYSDLNPGRFAIAMGSIGVIMAALNYAAAKLLTTDSWLFYTTFVDSFIVIALVFFALRFARGQNAKSVDG